Proteins found in one Bacillota bacterium genomic segment:
- a CDS encoding motility protein A, whose amino-acid sequence MDAATIGGFLLGIACIIWALIDGGAGLRPFWDLKSLLITVGGTFAAVTMSFSLAQVSGVLRITRVAFTSRERDPLDVIQRLVSLAEKARREGLLALEDSATEEADEFLKRGIQLVVDGTDPELVRDILETDLSYLEDRHRIGKRVFDSITAYAPAFGMIGTLIGLVLMLRKLDEPNTIGPGMAVALVTTLYGALIANLISSPIATKLELKSLSEVREKEMMLEGILSIQSGENPRIVEEKLRGFLAPKDRRRAEVLEEARRAQRRQGPATEQVEGRAAAR is encoded by the coding sequence ATGGACGCGGCGACCATCGGAGGGTTCCTCCTCGGAATAGCGTGCATAATCTGGGCGCTCATCGACGGCGGGGCAGGTCTCAGGCCGTTCTGGGACCTGAAGTCCCTTCTCATAACGGTGGGAGGAACCTTTGCCGCAGTCACAATGAGCTTCTCCCTGGCACAGGTGAGCGGGGTGCTCCGCATAACCAGAGTGGCATTTACCTCCCGTGAACGAGATCCCCTGGACGTCATACAGAGACTCGTCTCTCTGGCTGAGAAGGCCAGGCGGGAAGGCCTTCTCGCCCTCGAGGACAGCGCAACTGAGGAAGCGGACGAGTTTCTCAAGCGCGGAATTCAGTTGGTAGTGGATGGGACAGATCCCGAGCTGGTCCGGGACATCCTCGAAACCGACTTGAGTTACCTCGAGGATCGGCACAGAATCGGCAAGAGAGTGTTCGACTCGATCACCGCATACGCGCCTGCGTTCGGCATGATAGGGACCCTCATCGGTCTCGTGCTCATGCTGCGGAAGCTTGACGAACCGAACACCATCGGCCCGGGGATGGCGGTCGCCCTGGTCACAACCTTGTATGGCGCACTCATTGCGAATCTGATCTCGAGCCCAATCGCGACCAAACTCGAGCTGAAAAGCCTTTCAGAGGTGCGGGAGAAGGAGATGATGCTGGAGGGGATCCTCTCGATACAGTCTGGCGAAAACCCCCGCATAGTGGAGGAGAAACTTCGAGGCTTCCTTGCCCCTAAAGACCGGCGAAGGGCGGAGGTGCTGGAGGAAGCGAGACGTGCCCAAAGACGTCAAGGGCCCGCAACTGAGCAAGTCGAAGGGAGGGCAGCGGCGAGGTGA
- a CDS encoding flagellar FlbD family protein yields MIRVTKLNGVQVYVNAEFVETVAATPDTVITLTNGSRIIVSEPVEQVVSEIIRYRRRVNRRAVIVERWAE; encoded by the coding sequence GTGATCCGTGTTACTAAGCTCAATGGCGTACAGGTCTACGTGAACGCGGAATTCGTCGAGACTGTCGCGGCGACACCTGACACCGTGATCACCCTGACCAACGGTTCCAGAATCATAGTGTCCGAGCCGGTGGAGCAGGTGGTGTCGGAGATCATCCGGTACCGGCGGCGTGTGAACCGAAGAGCAGTAATTGTGGAGAGATGGGCCGAGTAG
- a CDS encoding flagellar hook protein FlgE has product MMRSMFAGVSGTRSHQLRMDVIGNNIANVNTVGFKYGRVTFQDALSQTLRGAVAPKEGVKGGINLMQVGLGVMTRAIDTVFTQGNMEGTGKLTDMAIQGNGFFVVRNSAGSLLFTRDGAFSIDAGGQLTHPSTGFRVQGWMANSSGSIDTSQPLQALSIPLGQSMTARATAKVGFVGNLDAEATDGGTWATAVPIYDSLGVQHSITVTYTKQASPPDNTWAWSAEFGDPATTIGSGTVTFTPEGRVDSVVGTTISFNPGNGAAPVSIEVDFAALTQYGQGSSVNWSYQDGFPAGSLETFNIDDTGVITGVYSNGQYEVLGQIAVASFANPEGLSRASANMFAETTNSGNPQLGVATQGGRGSILGATLEMSNVDLAREFTDMIITQRGFQANSRMITTADEMLQDLLALRR; this is encoded by the coding sequence ATGATGCGGTCGATGTTCGCCGGTGTCTCCGGAACCCGCAGCCACCAGTTGCGGATGGATGTCATCGGCAACAACATAGCTAACGTGAACACCGTAGGTTTCAAGTACGGGAGGGTTACTTTCCAGGATGCCCTGTCCCAGACCCTGAGGGGTGCCGTTGCGCCGAAGGAAGGTGTCAAAGGCGGAATCAACCTGATGCAAGTGGGCCTGGGGGTCATGACCCGGGCGATCGACACGGTGTTCACCCAGGGCAACATGGAGGGCACTGGGAAGCTGACGGACATGGCGATCCAGGGGAACGGGTTCTTCGTGGTCCGCAACTCGGCGGGAAGCCTCCTGTTCACGAGGGACGGCGCGTTCTCCATCGACGCTGGAGGCCAGCTCACCCACCCGTCCACCGGGTTCCGAGTGCAGGGCTGGATGGCAAACTCGTCAGGATCAATAGATACCAGCCAGCCGTTGCAGGCTTTGAGCATACCACTGGGCCAGAGCATGACTGCCAGGGCCACTGCCAAAGTGGGGTTCGTGGGCAATCTCGATGCAGAGGCGACAGACGGCGGAACATGGGCCACGGCTGTGCCGATCTACGATTCCCTGGGAGTGCAACACTCCATCACTGTGACCTACACCAAGCAGGCATCGCCGCCTGACAATACGTGGGCGTGGTCGGCCGAGTTCGGTGATCCTGCCACCACGATCGGTTCCGGGACTGTGACCTTCACACCTGAAGGCCGGGTGGACTCCGTGGTGGGGACGACCATCAGCTTCAATCCCGGCAACGGCGCAGCTCCGGTCAGCATCGAGGTGGACTTCGCGGCTCTGACCCAGTACGGGCAGGGATCATCGGTAAACTGGAGTTACCAGGATGGATTTCCTGCGGGATCTCTCGAGACCTTCAACATAGACGACACCGGGGTGATAACCGGAGTGTATTCCAACGGACAGTATGAAGTGCTCGGGCAGATAGCGGTGGCGTCTTTCGCGAACCCTGAAGGCCTCTCGCGTGCGTCCGCCAACATGTTCGCGGAAACCACCAACTCCGGGAATCCACAGCTAGGGGTGGCAACCCAGGGAGGCCGGGGTTCAATCCTCGGTGCGACTCTGGAGATGTCCAACGTGGACCTGGCCCGGGAGTTCACCGACATGATCATCACTCAGAGAGGGTTCCAGGCGAACTCGAGGATGATCACCACTGCCGACGAGATGCTCCAGGACCTACTCGCACTCAGACGCTGA